A single genomic interval of Alistipes provencensis harbors:
- a CDS encoding metallophosphoesterase N-terminal domain-containing protein yields the protein MKNRKFLLFAAVAVCLAAPVRSAELPPLPDKPGATVKGYVACEGRGVEGVVVSDGFNVVKTDAEGRYWLKTKLSRSEFVMISTPRGYDPEVYSGFLPKFFHALDKTAGKKEVQQFDFHLTRAANDDYTLLVVADEHVSGRVIDIPPGSGNVIAPVDSIQFRDDFMPRLVEYADSLMRRTPVYGLNLGDMTHSEYWFRNKTGMAEYLRLAKDTPFLMYHVIGNHDHCHKYENDYEAEAEYRKYFGPTYYSFNIGKVHYVVLDDMLYHGRNKYDKIIAPEQLAWLYKDLRALDPEIRQLVVACHVPLVANNGAWDDIWYNLKNKDELFVLLQDYDVTIMTGDWHTEGTTRVNDRMVEYVHPAITGNWWYRQGICCNGYPAAFTEYVFRGDRLESRSLVDWANGNSKQQFRVYNKGVTSNTGVASASALDPAGGAPSVLVFFWGVAPNWTFVCRENGEQTYGRGQLVQRYDPLARSLVEEGIVPYERYTWLKQKPVRLYLYTPKDPGAEIEIVGTDHIRNRDFRVVTRIER from the coding sequence GTGAAGGGCGAGGCGTCGAAGGGGTCGTCGTCTCCGACGGTTTCAACGTCGTGAAGACCGACGCCGAAGGCCGCTACTGGCTCAAGACCAAGCTCTCGCGGTCGGAGTTCGTGATGATCTCCACGCCGCGCGGCTACGACCCGGAGGTCTACTCCGGCTTCCTGCCCAAATTCTTCCACGCCCTCGACAAGACGGCGGGCAAAAAGGAGGTGCAGCAGTTCGACTTCCACCTCACACGCGCCGCCAACGACGATTACACCCTGCTCGTGGTGGCCGACGAACACGTCTCGGGCCGCGTGATCGACATCCCGCCCGGAAGCGGCAACGTCATCGCCCCGGTCGACTCGATCCAGTTCCGCGACGACTTCATGCCCCGGCTGGTGGAGTACGCCGACAGCCTGATGCGGCGCACACCGGTCTACGGGCTCAATCTGGGCGACATGACCCACTCGGAATACTGGTTCCGCAACAAAACGGGCATGGCCGAATACCTGCGTCTGGCCAAGGACACCCCCTTCCTGATGTACCACGTCATCGGCAACCACGACCACTGCCACAAATACGAAAACGACTACGAGGCCGAAGCCGAATACCGCAAGTATTTCGGACCGACCTACTACTCGTTCAACATCGGCAAGGTCCACTATGTCGTGCTCGACGACATGCTCTACCACGGACGCAACAAGTACGACAAGATCATCGCTCCGGAGCAGCTCGCATGGCTCTACAAGGACCTCCGGGCGCTCGATCCGGAGATCCGGCAGCTCGTCGTGGCCTGCCATGTGCCCCTCGTAGCCAACAACGGCGCATGGGACGACATCTGGTACAACCTCAAAAACAAGGACGAACTGTTCGTGCTGCTGCAGGACTACGACGTGACCATCATGACGGGCGACTGGCACACCGAGGGCACGACGCGCGTCAACGACCGGATGGTCGAATACGTCCATCCGGCCATCACCGGCAACTGGTGGTACCGTCAGGGCATCTGCTGCAACGGCTATCCCGCAGCCTTCACCGAGTATGTCTTCCGGGGCGACCGCCTCGAAAGCCGCTCGCTCGTCGACTGGGCCAACGGCAACAGCAAACAGCAGTTCCGGGTTTACAACAAGGGCGTCACCTCGAACACGGGCGTCGCCAGCGCCTCGGCGCTCGACCCCGCGGGCGGCGCACCCTCGGTGCTGGTCTTCTTCTGGGGCGTGGCCCCCAACTGGACCTTCGTCTGCCGCGAGAACGGCGAACAGACCTACGGACGCGGACAGCTCGTACAGCGTTACGACCCGCTGGCCCGTTCGCTGGTCGAGGAGGGCATCGTCCCCTACGAACGTTACACATGGCTCAAACAGAAACCCGTGCGTCTCTACCTCTACACCCCGAAGGACCCCGGCGCCGAAATCGAGATCGTCGGCACGGACCACATCCGCAACCGCGATTTCCGCGTGGTCACACGGATCGAACGCTAA
- a CDS encoding SusC/RagA family TonB-linked outer membrane protein gives MRKFYKMIGALIVLVSVTLSTLAAQPAAEVRGTVTDGDSGRPLAGVSVALSGSATSTTTDAKGAYAIRVPSAAAVLEFSREGYLARKVPTEGRTQVDVALKPAPRETGVVKGIVTDSDNGAPLAGVTVVISGSARGTTTDAKGAYTLSVPSAESVLDFSYLGYVPQKIRVGNRSQVDISLVADNKDIDEVVVIGYSEVKKTDLTGSVTNVKMGDIKDIPVVSVDQALQGRVAGADIMSTSGDPTASTSIRIRGTRSITASNEPLIVVDGIIDAVQDLSDINSADIESISVLKDASSTAIYGARGSNGVIIVTTRKGNPTVSKPWITLKADMGFSQLPRNLDVMNATEFALYRNDVTYFNWQMGNRPVQDYTYNDPYSLGKGTNWIDEITRTAPYQNYNLSVSGRSKTSSYFVSLGYSDIQGIVDDSGFQRTTARVNVSHDFAKWFTAGVNSSLSYRDEANNKANIGGSSVWNAATYLAPVLGPEDTYNPFYGSGQTINNPRYTINLNENTLERFASTNTLYVDIKPIEGLKISSKFTYYLYQRHDYRFYPSTLPVKNEGEGGEGYRAEYDTRTLSTENTVTYAYTAKTGHYFDVMGGFTGSKSRLNGFDLNAKGLIVDDNKWNNMNGIYDKENYTSTSYTNYITKMSVLARVNYNYKKRYYLTLTGRYDGSSNFAANHKWGFFPSAAVKWNISNEYFMRRVRWIEELSLRVSAGRTGNDAIKPYRSIEAYTSTSGGYLLGGSQSTAFYPVRVASDNLTWETTDLYNAAIDASLFKKRLNITFEAYISKTRDLLLSVQKAAQSGYTSHFENIGRTSNKGVELTVETRNIVKPKFSWSTSLTLSHNKQMVEDIGSEDFVSAMNSPGNSQYMMYGYVKGRPLNALWGFKYGGVWHNQEEIERNKVTNTYVSATTSLSPGLPRYIDTNNDGSLDQKDLVYLGNADPTIYGGLQNTFNIGQLKVGVYFAYSLGGKIYNYSELYMAGTYSSNQYRYMANSWHPVRNPDSDLPRAGAVQVHVPSDLQVHDASYLRLKNVSVGYTFDLRKRVKWLRDITLSVSGENLYLWSKYNGFDPDVSTSSESSTLRRVDMGAYPRARTVIFSVQIRY, from the coding sequence ATGAGAAAATTCTACAAAATGATCGGTGCGCTGATCGTACTGGTATCGGTTACCCTCTCCACCCTCGCAGCCCAGCCGGCCGCCGAGGTCAGGGGAACCGTTACCGACGGCGACAGCGGCAGGCCGCTGGCCGGCGTGAGCGTCGCGCTCTCCGGCTCGGCAACGTCAACCACGACCGACGCGAAGGGCGCCTATGCCATCCGGGTCCCCTCCGCCGCGGCCGTACTCGAATTCTCCCGCGAAGGCTATCTCGCCCGGAAAGTCCCGACCGAGGGACGGACGCAGGTCGACGTCGCACTGAAACCCGCGCCCCGCGAAACGGGCGTCGTGAAGGGCATCGTGACCGACAGCGACAACGGCGCCCCGCTGGCCGGCGTGACCGTCGTCATCTCGGGTTCCGCCCGGGGAACCACGACCGACGCCAAAGGCGCCTACACCCTCTCCGTGCCGTCCGCCGAGTCGGTCCTCGACTTCTCCTATCTGGGCTATGTACCCCAGAAGATCCGGGTCGGCAACCGCTCGCAGGTCGACATTTCGCTGGTCGCCGACAACAAGGACATCGACGAGGTGGTCGTGATCGGTTACAGCGAGGTGAAGAAAACCGACCTCACGGGTTCGGTGACCAACGTCAAGATGGGCGACATCAAGGACATTCCGGTCGTCTCGGTCGATCAGGCTTTGCAGGGCCGCGTGGCCGGCGCCGACATCATGTCCACGTCGGGCGACCCGACCGCCTCGACCTCGATCCGCATCCGCGGAACGCGTTCGATCACCGCTTCGAACGAACCGCTGATCGTCGTCGACGGCATCATCGACGCCGTGCAGGACCTGAGCGACATCAATTCGGCGGACATCGAGTCGATCTCGGTGTTGAAAGACGCCTCGTCGACGGCCATCTACGGCGCACGCGGATCGAACGGCGTCATCATCGTCACCACGCGAAAGGGCAATCCCACGGTGAGCAAACCGTGGATCACGCTCAAGGCCGACATGGGCTTCTCGCAACTGCCCCGCAACCTCGACGTGATGAACGCCACGGAGTTCGCCCTCTACCGCAACGACGTGACCTATTTCAACTGGCAGATGGGCAACCGCCCGGTTCAGGACTACACCTACAACGACCCCTATTCGCTGGGCAAGGGCACCAACTGGATCGACGAGATCACCCGCACGGCTCCTTACCAGAACTACAACCTCTCGGTGTCGGGCCGTTCGAAGACGAGCAGCTATTTCGTATCGCTGGGTTACAGCGACATTCAGGGCATCGTCGACGACAGCGGGTTCCAGCGCACGACGGCCCGCGTCAACGTGTCGCACGACTTCGCCAAATGGTTCACGGCAGGCGTCAACTCGTCGCTCTCCTACCGCGACGAGGCCAACAACAAAGCCAACATCGGCGGCTCGTCGGTGTGGAACGCCGCGACCTATCTGGCTCCCGTGCTGGGTCCCGAGGACACCTACAACCCCTTCTACGGCTCGGGCCAGACGATTAACAACCCGCGCTACACGATCAACCTGAACGAGAACACGCTGGAGCGCTTCGCCTCGACCAACACGCTGTATGTGGACATCAAACCCATCGAGGGGCTGAAGATCAGCAGCAAGTTCACCTACTACCTCTACCAGCGCCACGACTACCGCTTCTACCCGAGCACGCTCCCCGTCAAGAACGAAGGCGAGGGCGGCGAGGGCTACCGCGCCGAATACGACACGCGCACGCTCTCGACCGAAAACACGGTGACCTATGCCTACACCGCCAAGACGGGACACTATTTCGACGTGATGGGCGGTTTCACGGGTTCGAAATCGCGGCTCAACGGCTTCGACCTCAACGCCAAGGGGCTGATCGTCGACGACAACAAGTGGAACAACATGAACGGCATCTACGACAAGGAGAACTACACGAGCACCTCCTACACCAACTACATCACGAAGATGTCGGTGCTGGCCCGCGTGAACTACAACTACAAGAAACGCTACTACCTGACGCTGACCGGCCGTTACGACGGTTCGTCGAACTTCGCCGCCAACCACAAGTGGGGCTTCTTCCCCTCGGCGGCCGTCAAGTGGAACATCTCGAACGAATATTTCATGCGCCGCGTGCGCTGGATCGAGGAGCTGTCGCTGCGCGTGAGCGCCGGCCGCACGGGTAACGACGCCATCAAGCCCTACCGTTCGATCGAAGCCTACACCTCGACCTCGGGCGGCTACCTGCTGGGCGGCTCGCAGTCGACGGCGTTCTACCCGGTGCGCGTGGCGAGCGACAACCTGACGTGGGAGACCACCGACCTCTACAACGCCGCCATCGACGCCTCGCTGTTCAAGAAGCGCCTGAACATCACCTTCGAGGCCTACATTTCGAAGACCCGCGACCTGCTGCTTTCGGTTCAGAAGGCCGCGCAGTCGGGCTACACGAGCCATTTCGAAAACATCGGCCGCACGTCGAACAAGGGCGTGGAGCTGACCGTCGAGACGCGCAACATCGTCAAGCCCAAATTCTCGTGGTCCACGTCGCTCACGCTCTCGCACAACAAACAGATGGTCGAGGACATCGGTTCAGAGGATTTCGTCAGCGCCATGAACAGCCCCGGCAACAGCCAGTACATGATGTACGGCTATGTCAAGGGCCGCCCGCTCAACGCCCTCTGGGGTTTCAAGTACGGCGGCGTGTGGCACAATCAGGAGGAGATCGAGCGCAACAAGGTGACCAACACCTACGTTTCGGCCACGACCTCGCTCAGCCCCGGCCTGCCGCGCTACATCGACACCAACAACGACGGTTCGCTGGACCAGAAAGACTTGGTCTATCTGGGCAACGCCGACCCCACGATCTACGGCGGCCTGCAAAACACGTTCAACATCGGGCAACTGAAAGTCGGCGTCTACTTCGCCTATTCGCTCGGCGGCAAGATCTACAACTACTCGGAGCTTTACATGGCCGGAACCTACTCCTCGAACCAGTACCGCTACATGGCCAATTCGTGGCATCCGGTGCGCAATCCCGATTCCGACCTGCCGCGTGCAGGCGCCGTTCAAGTGCACGTCCCGAGCGACCTGCAGGTGCACGACGCGTCGTACCTGCGTCTGAAAAACGTCTCGGTGGGCTACACGTTCGACCTGCGCAAGCGGGTGAAATGGCTGCGCGACATCACGCTGAGCGTCAGCGGCGAGAACCTCTACCTGTGGTCGAAATACAACGGCTTCGATCCCGACGTTTCGACGTCGAGCGAGAGTTCGACCCTGCGGCGCGTCGACATGGGCGCCTATCCGCGGGCGCGCACGGTGATCTTCAGCGTTCAAATCCGCTACTAA
- a CDS encoding RagB/SusD family nutrient uptake outer membrane protein has translation MKSMKIVLLTVAAALASACSLQESPEFFVNRSNFYRNKSECIAGLNSCYIPLKTIYNFNFGVMTEGVTDLLFHNSPTVYDSRLEISPALPGYGATVWTQGYKAVMYCNAAIEGIRNATVSEDDRSKLLAEGVILRAMYYYLLTSVFGDVPFYTVDVNTEELLNQTARLPRMSAVETRNYLIEELMKVVPDLDQVRSSEIADNRMGAAVGWMLAAKMAMWNKQWDTALEALAELEKIYGSLDQYPLSDVPFRMKNTPESILEIQHSYTSGGLIYTSNYACICMPNQTTAESGSDVFDGVKIEELGDDANVWPGLRPNLVFSAGLQTRTGGDRRVEMNLAWEYGGQEFKSVGTRPWLGPKFWCPGMRDSYDSNNYKVFRYADAVLMMAECWCMKENLEQTKLYLNQVKNRAGIAEFSVFKSWERTLEEIQNERARELIGEFQRKFDLVRWGIWYTKTLESADYETVRNAILPCHEYYPIPDTQVVYSGYALDNKEYEKYGL, from the coding sequence ATGAAATCGATGAAAATAGTTTTGCTGACGGTCGCGGCAGCACTCGCAAGTGCCTGCTCGCTTCAGGAATCGCCCGAATTCTTCGTCAACCGGAGCAATTTCTACCGCAACAAGTCGGAGTGCATAGCCGGCCTGAACAGTTGCTACATTCCGCTCAAGACGATCTACAACTTCAACTTCGGCGTGATGACCGAAGGCGTCACCGACCTGCTGTTTCACAATTCGCCGACGGTCTACGACTCGCGCCTCGAAATCTCGCCCGCGCTGCCCGGCTACGGGGCCACGGTGTGGACACAGGGCTACAAGGCCGTGATGTACTGCAACGCCGCCATCGAGGGCATCCGCAACGCCACGGTGAGCGAGGACGACCGCAGCAAGCTGCTGGCCGAGGGCGTGATCCTGCGGGCGATGTACTACTACCTGCTCACGTCGGTCTTCGGCGACGTGCCGTTCTACACGGTCGACGTCAACACCGAGGAGCTGCTCAACCAGACGGCCCGCCTGCCGCGCATGTCGGCCGTCGAAACGCGCAACTACCTGATCGAAGAGCTGATGAAGGTCGTCCCCGACTTGGATCAGGTGCGTTCGTCGGAGATCGCCGACAACCGCATGGGAGCTGCCGTCGGCTGGATGCTCGCCGCCAAGATGGCGATGTGGAACAAGCAGTGGGACACGGCGCTCGAAGCGCTCGCGGAACTGGAGAAGATCTACGGCTCGCTCGACCAGTACCCGCTTTCGGACGTTCCGTTCCGCATGAAGAACACCCCCGAGTCGATCCTCGAGATCCAGCACTCCTACACTTCCGGCGGGCTGATCTACACCTCGAACTACGCCTGTATCTGCATGCCCAACCAGACCACCGCCGAGTCGGGGTCCGATGTTTTCGACGGCGTGAAGATCGAGGAACTGGGCGACGACGCCAACGTGTGGCCCGGCCTGCGGCCCAATCTGGTTTTCAGCGCCGGCCTGCAGACCCGCACGGGCGGCGACCGCCGCGTGGAGATGAACCTCGCATGGGAGTACGGCGGGCAGGAGTTCAAGAGCGTCGGGACGCGTCCGTGGCTCGGCCCGAAGTTCTGGTGCCCCGGCATGCGCGACAGCTACGATTCGAACAACTACAAGGTGTTCCGTTACGCCGACGCCGTGCTGATGATGGCCGAGTGCTGGTGCATGAAGGAGAATCTGGAACAGACCAAACTGTATCTCAATCAGGTGAAGAACCGCGCGGGCATCGCCGAGTTCTCGGTCTTCAAGAGCTGGGAACGCACGCTCGAGGAGATTCAGAACGAGCGCGCCCGCGAACTGATCGGCGAGTTCCAGCGCAAGTTCGACCTCGTGCGGTGGGGCATCTGGTACACCAAGACCCTCGAATCGGCCGATTACGAGACCGTGCGCAACGCCATTCTGCCCTGCCACGAGTACTACCCGATTCCCGACACGCAGGTGGTCTATTCGGGCTATGCGCTCGACAACAAGGAGTATGAGAAATACGGACTTTAA
- a CDS encoding BACON domain-containing protein, whose amino-acid sequence MRFSYKGIAWLAALCGALGGCNEPFEPTIRLAVDQNLVALPATEGMTRVMVYSTGNWSLSVDSESGDAWARIDRKSGRENGDFLFEYDTNGGLSRKATIRIQSGDRTCEVVMSQAAGITDPTLTVTPGSVALLADGCPVEMVLSSNLGPDLERVQHEISYGEESGEGWIGDVTLDDQSLRFTVADNATGAMRFATIPLGVTDGNDTRYEPRATVTQSAEALRLTMTPAEETHAAAAYGETFEQAFECNIPAVYGEITLVCDYLTGAEGWLTNYRIDRETGLLSVKVPANPAAPRSARFALHYDNGKGGGITTDYVTLTQEKCDIGGVEGDQMEHEKDDNEW is encoded by the coding sequence ATGAGATTCAGCTATAAAGGCATTGCATGGCTGGCGGCGCTCTGCGGAGCGCTGGGCGGCTGCAACGAGCCGTTCGAACCGACGATACGGCTGGCCGTGGACCAGAATCTGGTCGCATTGCCGGCGACGGAGGGCATGACCCGCGTGATGGTCTACTCGACCGGAAACTGGTCGCTCTCCGTGGATTCGGAGTCCGGGGACGCATGGGCGCGGATCGACCGGAAGTCGGGCCGCGAGAACGGCGATTTCCTCTTCGAATACGATACCAACGGCGGTCTGTCGCGCAAGGCGACGATCCGCATCCAGTCCGGGGACCGCACCTGCGAGGTGGTGATGTCCCAAGCCGCGGGAATCACCGACCCGACGCTGACCGTCACACCCGGAAGCGTCGCGCTGCTAGCCGACGGATGCCCCGTGGAGATGGTTCTCTCCAGCAACCTCGGCCCCGATCTGGAGCGCGTACAGCACGAGATTTCCTACGGTGAGGAGAGCGGCGAGGGATGGATCGGCGACGTAACGCTCGACGATCAATCGCTGCGTTTCACGGTGGCGGACAACGCGACCGGGGCGATGCGCTTCGCCACGATACCCCTTGGGGTCACCGACGGCAACGACACGCGTTACGAACCCCGCGCCACCGTCACGCAAAGCGCCGAAGCGCTGCGCCTGACGATGACGCCCGCCGAAGAGACCCACGCGGCGGCGGCCTACGGCGAGACGTTCGAACAGGCTTTCGAGTGCAACATCCCGGCGGTTTACGGCGAAATAACGCTCGTGTGCGACTACCTGACGGGGGCCGAAGGGTGGCTGACGAATTACCGGATCGACCGCGAAACGGGTCTGCTGAGCGTGAAGGTCCCGGCCAATCCCGCCGCGCCGCGTTCGGCGCGCTTCGCCCTGCATTACGACAACGGCAAGGGGGGGGGTATAACCACCGACTATGTGACCCTGACGCAGGAGAAGTGTGACATCGGCGGCGTGGAAGGCGACCAGATGGAGCACGAGAAGGACGACAACGAGTGGTAA
- a CDS encoding DUF5689 domain-containing protein has product MKTINSWKLLLLTALAGCAAACTDDPDEVPVIELGAVKGEYIVPAQSGTVEVEVYSNRGCNVSFLEATPWAEAHTGRIPGDGAFSVTYGANDSFARVARLLLQDDSGRRRDTVYIRQEGLIEERLVFPAPNISVKGSAAEGSVSVPLDTNIGSERLTTKVVYPDENASGWISDVRIDDAAGKLLFATQANPDQENMRSAEITLSFTNGWDKVTATKLYIVQANARDDFGTEKTFAEIRALCGPGQVVTIENDYYISAWVVSDAAGGNMGANPMTTESTINYEMCKKTAYVESIDGSMGFLIETETADDNIFMRYSRIQLSLKGVRLVHDTDPGRFALKGVKSAMIISSELGSAADIPHKEKRISQLTDDDIYTYVTLTDCELPIRKGPLTPINEGYANATGANRTEKCASLVRDIEGEHIYLYTNTTCLYRRDGSRLPYGSGKLSGIVVHELFPRFEWEDNASGDDESYGYIGRYQLRHVSKSDFDGLADDFEESFSALLTEYRFLQYDNNKVYPTYGTNGYLTHSYKDGTGAIKILANEDFSYLGPVGNKSSFIFGSNIGNVNGMGIILEDGTDWWRDFADVNNNTSGDTSGGGKGKVPRKNNAEGPAWVDWYWWDKANDRGHAWIVNFSTEGISTDVLSMQVSVLNDRYDSGKYGSPRYFDVAWSETGDMNADGDWTYIASYTVPDMARWSPATRYWQYAGWKPVDVKLPLEMLGKKNVYIRLQAARNLGGSLDEYAAQPIDSPSCMNYFAIRYNKK; this is encoded by the coding sequence ATGAAAACGATAAACAGTTGGAAACTGTTACTGCTGACGGCCCTCGCAGGTTGTGCAGCCGCCTGCACCGATGATCCGGACGAAGTGCCCGTCATCGAACTCGGTGCCGTGAAAGGCGAATACATCGTGCCGGCACAGAGCGGCACGGTCGAGGTCGAAGTTTACAGCAACCGCGGCTGCAACGTCTCGTTCCTCGAAGCGACTCCTTGGGCCGAGGCCCACACCGGACGGATTCCGGGCGACGGCGCCTTCAGCGTCACCTACGGAGCCAACGACTCCTTCGCCCGCGTGGCGCGCCTGCTGCTGCAGGACGACAGCGGCCGCCGCCGCGACACGGTCTACATCCGTCAGGAGGGGCTGATCGAGGAGCGGCTGGTGTTCCCGGCGCCGAACATCTCGGTGAAGGGCAGCGCCGCCGAAGGGTCCGTTTCGGTCCCGCTCGACACCAACATCGGCTCGGAACGCCTCACGACGAAGGTAGTCTATCCCGACGAGAACGCGTCCGGCTGGATTTCCGACGTGCGCATCGACGATGCGGCGGGCAAACTGCTCTTCGCCACGCAGGCCAATCCCGATCAGGAGAACATGCGCTCGGCGGAGATAACCCTCTCGTTCACCAACGGCTGGGACAAGGTCACCGCCACCAAACTCTATATCGTACAGGCCAACGCCCGCGACGATTTCGGAACGGAGAAGACGTTCGCCGAGATCCGCGCCCTGTGCGGTCCCGGACAGGTCGTGACCATCGAAAACGACTATTACATCTCGGCATGGGTGGTCAGCGACGCCGCGGGCGGCAACATGGGGGCCAACCCCATGACCACCGAATCGACGATCAACTACGAGATGTGCAAGAAGACCGCCTACGTCGAGAGCATCGACGGCAGCATGGGTTTCCTGATCGAGACCGAAACGGCCGACGACAACATCTTCATGCGTTACAGCCGCATCCAGCTCTCGCTCAAGGGCGTGCGGCTCGTACACGACACCGATCCCGGCCGTTTCGCCCTCAAAGGCGTGAAGTCGGCCATGATCATCAGCTCGGAGCTGGGCTCGGCGGCGGACATTCCGCACAAGGAGAAGCGCATCAGCCAGTTGACCGATGACGACATCTACACCTACGTCACGCTCACCGACTGCGAACTGCCGATCCGCAAAGGCCCGCTGACCCCGATCAACGAGGGTTACGCCAACGCCACGGGCGCCAACCGCACGGAAAAATGCGCGTCGCTCGTGCGCGACATCGAGGGCGAGCACATCTACCTCTACACCAACACGACGTGTCTCTACCGCCGCGACGGCAGCCGCCTGCCCTACGGTTCGGGCAAACTCTCGGGCATCGTCGTCCACGAGCTGTTCCCGCGCTTCGAGTGGGAGGACAACGCGAGCGGCGACGACGAATCGTACGGGTATATCGGCCGCTACCAGTTGCGCCACGTTTCGAAATCGGATTTCGACGGACTGGCCGACGATTTCGAGGAGAGTTTTTCGGCGCTGCTGACCGAATACCGCTTCCTGCAGTACGACAACAACAAGGTCTACCCCACCTACGGCACGAACGGCTACCTGACGCACAGCTACAAGGACGGCACCGGCGCCATCAAGATTCTCGCCAACGAGGATTTCAGCTACCTCGGCCCCGTGGGCAACAAATCCTCGTTCATCTTCGGGTCCAACATCGGCAACGTCAACGGCATGGGCATCATCCTCGAGGACGGGACCGACTGGTGGCGCGATTTCGCCGACGTGAACAACAACACCTCGGGCGATACGTCGGGCGGCGGCAAGGGCAAGGTGCCCCGCAAGAACAACGCCGAAGGCCCGGCATGGGTCGACTGGTACTGGTGGGACAAGGCCAACGACCGCGGCCACGCGTGGATCGTGAATTTCTCGACCGAAGGGATCTCGACCGACGTACTGTCGATGCAGGTGAGTGTCCTGAACGACCGTTACGACAGCGGCAAATACGGTTCGCCGCGCTATTTCGACGTGGCATGGTCCGAGACGGGCGACATGAACGCCGACGGCGACTGGACCTACATCGCCTCCTACACCGTGCCCGACATGGCGCGCTGGTCCCCCGCCACACGCTACTGGCAGTATGCGGGCTGGAAACCCGTCGATGTGAAGCTGCCGCTCGAAATGCTCGGCAAGAAGAACGTCTACATCCGGCTGCAGGCGGCCCGGAACCTCGGCGGAAGCCTCGACGAGTACGCCGCGCAGCCGATCGACTCGCCGTCGTGCATGAATTATTTCGCCATCCGTTACAACAAGAAATAA